Proteins encoded in a region of the Prunus persica cultivar Lovell chromosome G4, Prunus_persica_NCBIv2, whole genome shotgun sequence genome:
- the LOC18781109 gene encoding (E,E)-alpha-farnesene synthase isoform X1, translating into MPDEIQASSLIHERRSANYKPNIWKYGFLESLNSKYHGDDYTRQSEKLIEDVKNHMFFVGTKDLITQLKLIDSIGKLGLTNHFEKEIKEALDTIASTENNDPHMTENLYAIALHFKILRQHGYKVSQDVFDGFLDEKGMLEKSHFSDVKGMLELLEASNLALDGENVLDEAKAFSTLALRDSNICNILDNNLARHVVHALELSSHRRVGWFNVKWHIHAYEKDNHVKTILLELAKLNFNMVQATLQKDIKEASKWWNNLGHAEHLKFVRDRPVESFMSAVGLNFQPDYTSFRIRLTKVIYLILIIDDVYDVYGSLEELKLFTNAVDRWDVGETGQLPDCMKICFQVLYNTTCEIAHEIEEENGWNLVLPHLSKVWADFCKALLLEAEWYSSGYTPSLEEYLSNGCISSSASVLLVHTFFSTTRRDQPTEEIADFWHKNEDFVNNISLIVRLTNDLATYRAEQERGDAPSAILCYMPEMNVSENIAEMKIKGIIDKAWKKINGKCLRTPQVPFLSPFINIAINIARMVHNLYQDGDGFADQEKGSRLIQSLLAEPLLL; encoded by the exons ATGCCAGATGAAATCCAAGCCTCTTCCTTGATACATGAAAGACGATCTGCCAATTACAAGCCAAATATTTGGAAGTATGGTTTCCTTGAATCTCTTAACAGTAAATACCAC GGAGATGATTATACGAGGCAATCTGAGAAGCTAATAGAAGATGTAAAGAATCATATGTTCTTTGTTGGAACAAAAGATTTGATAACTCAATTGAAGTTGATTGACAGCATCGGAAAACTAGGCCTCACGAATCACtttgaaaaggaaattaaGGAAGCTCTAGACACAATAGCATCTACTGAAAATAACGATCCCCACATGACAGAGAACCTTTACGCTATTGCGTTGCACTTTAAGATCCTTAGGCAGCATGGCTATAAAGTATCACAAG ATGTATTTGATGGCTTCTTGGATGAGAAGGGTATGTTAGAGAAAAGCCATTTTTCAGATGTCAAAGGAATGCTTGAACTTTTGGAGGCCTCAAACCTGGCTTTAGACGGGGAAAATGTCTTAGATGAGGCGAAAGCTTTCTCTACGTTAGCTCTCAGAGATTCCAATATCTGTAATATTCTGGACAATAACCTTGCGAGGCATGTGGTCCATGCTTTGGAGCTTTCATCACATCGAAGAGTAGGGTGGTTTAATGTCAAATGGCACATACATGCCTATGAGAAAGACAATCACGTCAAAACCATTTTACTTGAATTGGCTAAACTTAACTTTAACATGGTTCAAGCAACGCTGCAAAAAGATATAAAGGAAGCATCCAA GTGGTGGAACAATCTGGGCCACGCAGAACACTTGAAGTTTGTAAGAGATAGACCAGTCGAGTCTTTCATGTCTGCTGTGGGATTAAATTTCCAGCCTGACTACACATCTTTTAGAATACGGCTTACTAAAGTCATCTACTTGATtctgataatagacgacgtttATGACGTCTATGGCTCACTGGAAGAGCTAAAGCTCTTCACCAACGCCGTCGATAG GTGGGATGTTGGGGAAACGGGGCAGCTTCCAGATTGTATGAAGATCTGTTTCCAAGTGCTCTACAACACTACTTGTGAAATTGCTCATGAAATTGAGGAGGAGAATGGCTGGAACCTAGTGTTACCTCATTTGAGCAAAGTG TGGGCAGATTTCTGTAAAGCATTACTATTGGAGGCAGAGTGGTACAGTAGCGGCTATACACCATCCCTTGAAGAGTACCTAAGTAATGGATGCATTTCATCATCAGCTTCAGTCCTTTTGGTTCATACATTTTTCTCCACAACTCGTCGTGATCAGCCAACCGAAGAGATTGCCGATTTTTGGCACAAGAATGAAGATTTTGTGAATAACATATCTCTGATAGTTCGGCTCACCAATGATCTGGCAACTTACCGG GCTGAACAAGAGAGAGGCGATGCTCCTTCAGCAATCCTATGTTACATGCCAGAGATGaatgtttctgaaaatatagCCGAGATGAAGATTAAGGGCATCATAGACAAAgcgtggaagaaaataaatgggaAATGCTTGAGAACCCCACAAGTTCCTTTCCTCTCACCATTCATCAACATTGCCATAAATATTGCGCGAATGGTGCACAACCTTTACCAAGATGGAGATGGATTTGCTGATCAAGAAAAAGGCTCTCGGCTGATCCAGTCTCTACTAGCTGAGCCTTTACTGCTTTGA
- the LOC18781109 gene encoding (E,E)-alpha-farnesene synthase isoform X2, whose product MPDEIQASSLIHERRSANYKPNIWKYGFLESLNSKYHGDDYTRQSEKLIEDVKNHMFFVGTKDLITQLKLIDSIGKLGLTNHFEKEIKEALDTIASTENNDPHMTENLYAIALHFKILRQHGYKVSQDVFDGFLDEKGMLEKSHFSDVKGMLELLEASNLALDGENVLDEAKAFSTLALRDSNICNILDNNLARHVVHALELSSHRRVGWFNVKWHIHAYEKDNHVKTILLELAKLNFNMVQATLQKDIKEASKWDVGETGQLPDCMKICFQVLYNTTCEIAHEIEEENGWNLVLPHLSKVWADFCKALLLEAEWYSSGYTPSLEEYLSNGCISSSASVLLVHTFFSTTRRDQPTEEIADFWHKNEDFVNNISLIVRLTNDLATYRAEQERGDAPSAILCYMPEMNVSENIAEMKIKGIIDKAWKKINGKCLRTPQVPFLSPFINIAINIARMVHNLYQDGDGFADQEKGSRLIQSLLAEPLLL is encoded by the exons ATGCCAGATGAAATCCAAGCCTCTTCCTTGATACATGAAAGACGATCTGCCAATTACAAGCCAAATATTTGGAAGTATGGTTTCCTTGAATCTCTTAACAGTAAATACCAC GGAGATGATTATACGAGGCAATCTGAGAAGCTAATAGAAGATGTAAAGAATCATATGTTCTTTGTTGGAACAAAAGATTTGATAACTCAATTGAAGTTGATTGACAGCATCGGAAAACTAGGCCTCACGAATCACtttgaaaaggaaattaaGGAAGCTCTAGACACAATAGCATCTACTGAAAATAACGATCCCCACATGACAGAGAACCTTTACGCTATTGCGTTGCACTTTAAGATCCTTAGGCAGCATGGCTATAAAGTATCACAAG ATGTATTTGATGGCTTCTTGGATGAGAAGGGTATGTTAGAGAAAAGCCATTTTTCAGATGTCAAAGGAATGCTTGAACTTTTGGAGGCCTCAAACCTGGCTTTAGACGGGGAAAATGTCTTAGATGAGGCGAAAGCTTTCTCTACGTTAGCTCTCAGAGATTCCAATATCTGTAATATTCTGGACAATAACCTTGCGAGGCATGTGGTCCATGCTTTGGAGCTTTCATCACATCGAAGAGTAGGGTGGTTTAATGTCAAATGGCACATACATGCCTATGAGAAAGACAATCACGTCAAAACCATTTTACTTGAATTGGCTAAACTTAACTTTAACATGGTTCAAGCAACGCTGCAAAAAGATATAAAGGAAGCATCCAA GTGGGATGTTGGGGAAACGGGGCAGCTTCCAGATTGTATGAAGATCTGTTTCCAAGTGCTCTACAACACTACTTGTGAAATTGCTCATGAAATTGAGGAGGAGAATGGCTGGAACCTAGTGTTACCTCATTTGAGCAAAGTG TGGGCAGATTTCTGTAAAGCATTACTATTGGAGGCAGAGTGGTACAGTAGCGGCTATACACCATCCCTTGAAGAGTACCTAAGTAATGGATGCATTTCATCATCAGCTTCAGTCCTTTTGGTTCATACATTTTTCTCCACAACTCGTCGTGATCAGCCAACCGAAGAGATTGCCGATTTTTGGCACAAGAATGAAGATTTTGTGAATAACATATCTCTGATAGTTCGGCTCACCAATGATCTGGCAACTTACCGG GCTGAACAAGAGAGAGGCGATGCTCCTTCAGCAATCCTATGTTACATGCCAGAGATGaatgtttctgaaaatatagCCGAGATGAAGATTAAGGGCATCATAGACAAAgcgtggaagaaaataaatgggaAATGCTTGAGAACCCCACAAGTTCCTTTCCTCTCACCATTCATCAACATTGCCATAAATATTGCGCGAATGGTGCACAACCTTTACCAAGATGGAGATGGATTTGCTGATCAAGAAAAAGGCTCTCGGCTGATCCAGTCTCTACTAGCTGAGCCTTTACTGCTTTGA